The sequence AACTTCCGGTTTCTTGCTCACTATCCTCGTCTTCTTTTTTCAAGTGCCCCTCTGTAGTATTTAGATCGCCCTGTACTCCCGCGTCGTTTGAGCTTAGATCTAATTTGTCCTCCTGTAATTTATCACTTCCTCGTACTATTTCTCTACTTTGGTCTTCTTCTGTAATCGTTTCAAATTCAATAGTTTTATTGAACAGATCTAACTTTGCCTCTAAATTAGCATCCTCATCTTTATCTACTATACTTACTGAACTATGTAAAATATTGGGGGTTTTTTCATTGAGTTGATTCGTTAAATCTTTCTTGGACAGCTTTGTGCTTTTTATCACACCTATTATATCTTTTTTTCCTCCAGGAAGCTCTCTAATAACTTTAAGCTGTTCAAATGGATAAAACGAATTTTCTTGCAAGATTTTTAAAACAAGCAATGATCCATCACTTAATACCTTAACTCTTGCCTTAAAATTTATTTTTCCAGGTACTGGAAAATTTGCTTGAATAGTCATCGTATTTGGCGAGCCCACAAAGTTAGCACTTTGTTTCCTATGCTCAGATAATATTTTGCTAGCAACCATATCTCTTCTTATTTGCAGCCACATATTATTAGCTCTTTTGTCTATAACAAATCTATATATATTTTCTGCATCAATATTATTCGCATTGAATTTTAAGTATATCTCACCAATCCCATTATCTAATGTTGCTCTTTTATAAAGACCATCCAATGAACTATTTTGCCCCTGAGTCTCCGACATGATTTGTCTAGTCATCGATGCTGATGTAAAGTAAAAATATCTTGCGATTTCATAATGTGGAAAAATAACAATTCTTCCAGATAAATTATCTTTAAAGGTTGAATATTTTTGCTGATTTTTATGCCAGCCAACATTATATTTACCTATTTTTTCAGGTAGCTCACTCATAAACTCATCTAAAATAGGTATGTTCTTAAGATTTTTGGTCACCAGCAATCCATCGCCGACACTTATTTGAAAATTGCGAATATCTCCTGCGCTAGTTCCGTTTTTTTGCTGGTTTTCAACAACGGTACCCAACGGGAAAGCACAAATTTCTTTTAAATTGAAAAAAGATAGAAAATATTCGGGTTTTTCTTTGAATATCTCTTTTAAAATGATTGGGATACTAAAATTCGTTTCGTTTTGATAAATATCTCCATATGAAAAGACAACCAACTTTTTATTTTTTGGTAATTTTGTCAATATCAAATCTTGTAAAATCACACTTTCATTCATTACCCAAAGCCCTCTGAGCACTCCTTAGAATCTATTTTGTTCTATTCTAAGCTTAAAAATTTATATATAAAAGATCATTAAATAATCCTTTTAAAATAAAGTATTTTTATAAATTATAAAAAACAACATATGTTCGCAACTTTTATTGAACTATTCGCAACTTTTATTGAATTTCACAATTATTGAGAAATTTATTTTTTTATTGTTTAATACTGTATTAAATAATTTATAATTGTATTAAATTATTTAATACAATTATAAAATGTGCCATATTAAAGACTGATGCCAGTATCTATTGATCTGCTTTTTTCTTCTGTTTGTTTGGATAATTTATATTGTGGTTGCGTAAATGCTGGTCGTTCTACTTGATCATTATTGTTTCGTTCTTTTAGCTTTTCAAGCAACTTCTCTTTTTGAATTTTGTCCCAATTTTTATATTCCTCTAGTGCTGAACTTTTAAACTCACTTTTATACTGCCTGTCTACAATCATCTTCTCATTTTCGGAATTACAAATTTCAAGGTCTTTTTGAAGTTTGTTTAAAAGTTCTTGCTTTGGATAAACTTGGTTGCTTGCTAACCATTCTTTTAAAGTAATATTTGATTCTTTTAATTTTTCTAGATCATTTTTATTTTTCTCTAGCCTCTTTTGTAGGGCTTCATCACTTAGGACATTGTTTATTCTTGTAAAAAAGCCTCTAAGGCTAATTTGTTCTCTTGCGCTAATACCTTTTGATATATCGTCATTATATTCAAGAGATCTTGGTTCTAACTCTATATCGTATTCTTTGTTTACGAGCTTAAAAAATATAATATTTCCATTAAATGCTGTATTTGTAACTTCTCCAATAACTTTAAAGCCCTTATACTCTGCAACCTCTCTTGGCGTCTCTTTTTCTGCAAATAGTAAATTTATATTATCTTGTAAGATGTCTGCCATTTGATTTTGCTTTATTTCTATTTCGTTAGTATCTGTGCCATTTTTATCTTTTGGTATATTAAAGTCATACACTATTGGCTCAAAACCACCAGTTGCAATAGAGGCTTTATATTTGTTCATTTTGCAAGTAAAGTTTTCACTTGTATTTTGTTTTACTATATCTTTAATGATATCTATTTTAGGTATTTGCATCTCTATGTTGGCCATTCTAATGTTGTTTTTCTCTTGTTCCTCGCCATTAGAAAAAACTTGTTCTTTATATCGTTTGAGCTCATTTCTCTCTTTTTTTATAGCTTCATTTAATTCAAACTCTGTAAAGATGAGAGGATTTTCGCTGGCGACCGCACGTGCCTCATTTGAATTTAATAAATCCTCCTCAAAGCCATTTAAACTACGTTCTCCGACGACACCTCTTCTGAAATTTAATATAGCCTCGTTCTTTTTGCTCTGCAACTCCCAGTTCCTTTCATCAAACGTTCCAGGAGTAATATGTCTAAATTCTTTTATTATAAAGTTTTCTGGATCGTTCTCATAAAAGAGATTACCTTGTCTAATCGCTCTTCCATTGCTTTGTGTTATATCACTTGGTCTCCATGGACAATCTATGTGGTGAAGTGCTGTGATGCGTCTTTGGACATTTACTCCTGTTCCCATTTTTGCACGGCTGCCCAAAAGAACTCTAACTTCACCATCATTAACTTTTTTAAAAAGATCCGCTTTTTCTTCGTTGCTAACCGCGTCATGTATAAATGCTATTTGTTCTCTTGGTATTCCTTTATCAACTAGCTTTTTATAAATATCTCCATAAAGAAAAAATCTACTATCATCAAATTCATCCTTTTTTAGAACCTCTCCATTTTCATCAAGATCATCTACTGATACCTCGCTGCTTTCTAAAGCATCATTTATATTCTCGAATTCATCAACATATTCTGTTTTTTGCTCTTCTCTAGCTAATATCTCGTCTAGTTTTAAGTTAAATGATTTATCACTAGTGCTTTTTGGTGTTCCAACATCTAAGAATACAAGCTGAGTCCCCTTTTTATCACCCCAAGTTTGCCATTCTTTAAATATCTCATCAACCGCGAT is a genomic window of Campylobacter concisus containing:
- a CDS encoding Tn7-like element transposition protein TnsE; this encodes MNESVILQDLILTKLPKNKKLVVFSYGDIYQNETNFSIPIILKEIFKEKPEYFLSFFNLKEICAFPLGTVVENQQKNGTSAGDIRNFQISVGDGLLVTKNLKNIPILDEFMSELPEKIGKYNVGWHKNQQKYSTFKDNLSGRIVIFPHYEIARYFYFTSASMTRQIMSETQGQNSSLDGLYKRATLDNGIGEIYLKFNANNIDAENIYRFVIDKRANNMWLQIRRDMVASKILSEHRKQSANFVGSPNTMTIQANFPVPGKINFKARVKVLSDGSLLVLKILQENSFYPFEQLKVIRELPGGKKDIIGVIKSTKLSKKDLTNQLNEKTPNILHSSVSIVDKDEDANLEAKLDLFNKTIEFETITEEDQSREIVRGSDKLQEDKLDLSSNDAGVQGDLNTTEGHLKKEDEDSEQETGSYVTIEDIKAMLMYCSDIYCDFSYKILQCEDLPQKPKNYRGRHAWKRATMLDGVTPRKYIVVEIYYKNCRYIILEIQKDKLLETLSTLLIRDYYNSIDEAIVQEIVTNIAKTSNSWLQDLKFKMTKYYLYHPYDAREKKIQDWGKRLKCVLERYQEK